A segment of the Pan paniscus chromosome 9, NHGRI_mPanPan1-v2.0_pri, whole genome shotgun sequence genome:
GAGCCCCAAGACGAAAAGGAAATCACTATTCCTAAGACCTAAGCTCATTCCATTGCACCTACCTACTAAATGATCCAAGCCGAGCTGTACCTCCTGATTTTACTCTCTCCAGGCTTATTCCTCTATTTATATAGACTAGATCCAATACTTCAGACTTCACAATGATTTCCTTCCAAGTTATGTTGACTCTTGTcatataatattttttacttatgtttttcatttctgttgccaTCAGATTCTCAATATCTTGTATCCTGGCCTACTACCAACTGATTGTATAtgagtatttatatttatttatatatcccATCCTATTATTTATCtgccattttaatatattttcttagtgCTGTCAAAACCATTGACAGAACAGAAactaaacagatttttaatggGAATCCTTGAAAGGTGATCTTTCAAATATCTAAAAGATAAGTAAGTCCACCTTTACTAGTAAGTGAATAAATGTACATTCTAAAAACAGTCAAATTAGACAGAATTTTATCTATCaattggcaaatatttaaaatagtaacaCTCAAATCCTTTTAAGGAATCAACCATAGGATTGAGGTTGGTCTCCTTGAGCAGCTGGAGAGAAGAGATGGGGTGAGTTGATACAATTCTCTGGAAGGCAGTTAGGCAGGATATATGTTGCAAAATATGTTTACATCCTCAGTTGCGGTATTTCCACTCCTGGGAATATGACCTAGGGAAATACTCAGATGTGCACACAAAAATGTTATGTTTGTAGGAAGTTTTGTCATATTTAGAATAAGAATCTGGAAATAATCTAAATACTCAGCAATGAAAGGATGGATTACAAATTATTATACAGTGAAATATTCTGTAGCCCCTCAACTTGTGGTTTCAAAGTTTGCTTACTGCACAAAGTAGTGACACATTGCCTAGTGAAAAATAAAGTCACATGCATCATAGTATTTAAGAAACATAAGATTTATATCTGCATATGAAATAATAGAGGGCTGTTTCTGATCCATTTCAAGTTAGGTATAAGGTAGGAGTCCAACTCATTTCTTTGCATCTGGATATCCAGTTATTCTAGCCACATTTGTTACAAAGATGATATTTCCCCCATTAAATGGTCTTAggacccttgttgaaaatcaaagtACTACTTTTaagaatcagaaaacaaaatcaaagtatacagagaaaaaaaattaaaaattaaaataaagtgtaGAATGAGTATCTAAATTGATAGAATAGTGATTGATTTTTTCTCCATTATTCGTTAACCATTATATTATCCAatttttattcataatatctATTAGTTCtatcattagaaaaatataaaacattattaaaggTGATTCTTGTTAACCTCTttaatctttcctttttaaggataCTGTCATGAAGCAGACACATGCTGACACACCTGTTGATCATTGTCTATCTGGCATAAGAAAGTGTAGCAGCACCTTTAAGCTTAAAAGTGAAGTCAACAAGCATGAAACAGCCCTTGAAATGCAGAATCCAAATTTGAACAATAAAGAATGTTGTTTCACCTTTACGTTGAATGGAAACTCCAGAAAATTAGACCGTAGTGTGTTTACAGCATATGGTAAACCCAGCGAGAGTATCTACTCAGCCCTGAGTGCTAATGACTATTTCAGTGAAAGGATAAAGAATCAGTTTAATAAGAACATTATTGTTTATGAAGAAAAGACAATAGATGGACATATAAATTTAGGAATGCCTCTCAAGTGCCTGCCTAgtgattctcattttaaaattacatttggtCAAAGAAAGAGTAGCAAAAAAGATGGACACATATTACGCCAATGTGAAAATCCGAACATGGAATGCATTCTTTTTCATGTTGTTGCTATAGGAAGGACAAGAAAGAAGATTGTTAAGATCAACGAACTTCATGAAAAAGGAAGTAAACTTTGTATTTATGCCTTGAAGGGTGAGACTATTGAAGGAGCCTTATGCAAGGATGGCCGTTTTCGGTCTGACATAGGTGAATTTGAATGGAAACTAAAGGAAGGTCATAAGAAAATTTATGGAAAACAGTCCATGGTGGATGAAGTATCTGGAAAAGTCTTAGAAAtggacatttcaaaaaaaaaagcattacaaCGGAAAGAtagccttaaaaaaattaaacagaatgaaAATGCCACTGATGAAATTAATCACCAGAGTCTGCTACAGTCTAAGAAAAAAGTCCACAAACCAAAGAAAGATGGAGAGACCAAAGATGTAGAACACAGCAGAGAgcaaattctcccacctcaggatCTAAGCCATTATAGTAAAGATAAAACTCACCAGACAATTCCCAGGATTAGAAATTATTACTTTTGTAGTTTGCCCCGAAAATACAGGCAAATAAACTCACAAGTTAGACGGAGGCCGCATCTGGGTAGGCGGTATGCTATTAATCTGGATGTCCAAAAGGAGGCAATTAATCTCTTAAAGAATTATCAAACGTTGAATGAAGCCATAATGCATCAGTATCCGAATTTTAAAGAGGAGGCACAGtgggtaagaaaatattttcggGAAGAACAAAAGAGAATGAATCTTTCACCAGCTAAGCAATTCAACATATATAAAAAGGACTTCGGAAAAATGACTGCAAATTCTGTTTCAGTTGCAACCTGCGAACAGCTTACATATTATAGCAAGTCAGTTGGGTTCATGCAATGGGACAATAATGGAAACACAGGCAATGCTACTTGCTTTGTCTTCAATGGTGGTTATATTTTCACCTGTCGACATGTTGTACATCTTATGGTGGGTAAAAACACACATCCAAGTTTGTGGCCAGATATAATTAGCAAATGTGCGAAGGTAACCTTCACTTATACAGAGTTCTGCCCTACTCCTGACAATTGGTTTTCCATTGAGCCATGGCTTAAAGTGTCCAATGAAAATCTAGATTATgccattttaaaactaaaagaaaatggaaatgcatTTCCTCCAGGACTATGGCGACAGATTTCTCCTCAACCATCTACTGGTTTGATTTATTTAATTGGTCATCCTGAAGGCCAGATCAAGAAAATAGATGGTTGTACTGTGATTCCTCTAAATGAACGATTGAAAAAATATCCAAACGATTGTCAAGATGGGTTGGTAGATCTCTATGATACCACCAGTAATGTATACTGTATGTTTACCCAAAGAAGTTTCCTATCAGAGGTTTGGAACACACACACGCTTAGTTATGATACTTGTTTCTCTGATGGGTCCTCAGGCTCCCCAGTGTTTAATGCATCTGGCAAATTGGTTGCTTTGCATACCTTTGGGCTTTTTTATCAACGAGGATTTAATGTGCATGCCCTTATTGAATTTGGTTATTCTATGGATTCTATTCTTTGtgatattaaaaagacaaatgagagCTTGTATAAATCATTAAATGATGAGAAACTTGAGACCTACGATGAAGAGAAAGGTAAACAAGAGTCATCACTTCAAGATCATCAGATTGAACCCATGGAATGTTAGAAAAGAGATTCTGTCTTCAAGAAAATATGCCAATAAttcctggcaaagatttcatgacaaagacacttaaagcaattgcaacaaaagtgaaaatcggcaaatgagacctaattaaatcttctgcacagcaaaagaaactatcaacagggtaaatacacaacctacggaatgggagaaaatatttgcaaactatgcatacagcaaagatctaatattcagaatccatTAGGAACTTAAATagattaacaagcaaaaaaacaagcaaccccattaaaaagtgggcaaaggacatgaacaaacacttttcaaaagaagatgtacacatggccaacaaggatatgaaaaaatacctgatatcactaatcattagagaaatgcaaatcaaaaaaatGCCATCACACtaatcagaatggctgttattaaaatgtcaaaaaattacagatgcagagaaaggggaatgcttacacactgctagtgggaaaataaattagttcagccattgtggaaagcagtttggtgatttctaaaagaacttaaaacagctACCATTCAAGCCAGCAATCTcatgactgggtatatatccaaaggaatataaattgttctaccataaagacatgcacatatatgttcactgcagcactatttacaatagcaaaacatgaaatcaacctaaatgcccatcaatggtagactggataaagaaaatgtgacacatatacaccatagcatactacacagccataaaaaagtacaagatcatgtgctttgcagcaacatggatggaactgaaggtcattatcctaagcaaactaatgcaggaacagaaagccaagtaccacatgttctctcataagtggaagctaaatattgagtacacatggacacaaagaagaaaacaacagatatggggcctacttgagggtggagggtgggaggagggtgaagacTGAAAAACTGCCTatggggtactatgcttattacctgggtgatgaaataatctgaacaCAAAACCCTGgtgacatgcagtttacctatataacaaaactgcacatggaCTCTTAAAcctaaataaaagtttatatataatGCCAATAATTTAGAGTATTGGAGGCTGTTTCCTTTAATAAAATTTCCTACTTAGAAAACTTTTAGAGAATTATGTGGATGTGCAAAACATGTATTAGAGCTCAAatactgattttgtttatcttggcTTTTCCAAGCCTCACTTAAAGTGCTTAGCTCACTTTTACACTTAAACataatttgttatttgtttttctaaatgcCTAGGGTGGTACACCTTCATTAATGGCAAGGTGGTTTTTGTTCTCTGCCTAACTAGATAGTGGTAAATACACtgttaaatatggaaaaaatatgtatagttCCTCTACAACCCAAAATTATTTGgtaaacataatttatttccttccatGCCACCTGTGACATCAACCTCCATTGCAAATGGCCATAGAAAATTCCAATTTTTCAGTTCTTTCTTCTAATTCAGCAATAGCTAACTCTTTGGCAGATGAGAAGAGTAGCTTGCTCAGTCTCCATCCCCATCCTCTTATGTTCAGAGTCTAGAAAGCTAGAAGCTACATATTTCAGACTAATTTGCAAGTAAGATTCTGAATACAAATGAGATTCCTCCAAATAGATACTATTTTTAAGACAAAAGTAAAGTGGGGGTCCTCTTTCTTCCACTCCATCTTTTGGGAAGCTGGGTCATCAAAAAGTGAGTGTCTAGAGATAGTAGTGCTGCTGACTACATTCGGTGTTAGTGTCTAGTCATCAGCTTCTTGGGTATCTACAAGTGGTTTCAGCAGTAGCAACAACCAGAAACTGTTGCAGTGTCCATTCACTTTGATGGAGTGCAGAGGTATTTCTGATGGTAATAGTTCCTAATTGAGTTTTCTGATTTCTGGATTGCAGGTAAGAGAGTGTGTTCATAAACCTAATAATTCCAGTATTGGCCTCCTGATCCTCACTGCTGTTATCCTAAAGATTTCCAGCACTTGATCCTTGTATTAAATCTCTTTAACCTGCACTGAATCCTGACTGGTGTACCCTCCTTGATAACTTGCAAT
Coding sequences within it:
- the FAM111B gene encoding serine protease FAM111B isoform X1, translating into MNSMKTEENKSFSAMEDDQRTRPEVSKDTVMKQTHADTPVDHCLSGIRKCSSTFKLKSEVNKHETALEMQNPNLNNKECCFTFTLNGNSRKLDRSVFTAYGKPSESIYSALSANDYFSERIKNQFNKNIIVYEEKTIDGHINLGMPLKCLPSDSHFKITFGQRKSSKKDGHILRQCENPNMECILFHVVAIGRTRKKIVKINELHEKGSKLCIYALKGETIEGALCKDGRFRSDIGEFEWKLKEGHKKIYGKQSMVDEVSGKVLEMDISKKKALQRKDSLKKIKQNENATDEINHQSLLQSKKKVHKPKKDGETKDVEHSREQILPPQDLSHYSKDKTHQTIPRIRNYYFCSLPRKYRQINSQVRRRPHLGRRYAINLDVQKEAINLLKNYQTLNEAIMHQYPNFKEEAQWVRKYFREEQKRMNLSPAKQFNIYKKDFGKMTANSVSVATCEQLTYYSKSVGFMQWDNNGNTGNATCFVFNGGYIFTCRHVVHLMVGKNTHPSLWPDIISKCAKVTFTYTEFCPTPDNWFSIEPWLKVSNENLDYAILKLKENGNAFPPGLWRQISPQPSTGLIYLIGHPEGQIKKIDGCTVIPLNERLKKYPNDCQDGLVDLYDTTSNVYCMFTQRSFLSEVWNTHTLSYDTCFSDGSSGSPVFNASGKLVALHTFGLFYQRGFNVHALIEFGYSMDSILCDIKKTNESLYKSLNDEKLETYDEEKGKQESSLQDHQIEPMEC
- the FAM111B gene encoding serine protease FAM111B isoform X2, which translates into the protein MKQTHADTPVDHCLSGIRKCSSTFKLKSEVNKHETALEMQNPNLNNKECCFTFTLNGNSRKLDRSVFTAYGKPSESIYSALSANDYFSERIKNQFNKNIIVYEEKTIDGHINLGMPLKCLPSDSHFKITFGQRKSSKKDGHILRQCENPNMECILFHVVAIGRTRKKIVKINELHEKGSKLCIYALKGETIEGALCKDGRFRSDIGEFEWKLKEGHKKIYGKQSMVDEVSGKVLEMDISKKKALQRKDSLKKIKQNENATDEINHQSLLQSKKKVHKPKKDGETKDVEHSREQILPPQDLSHYSKDKTHQTIPRIRNYYFCSLPRKYRQINSQVRRRPHLGRRYAINLDVQKEAINLLKNYQTLNEAIMHQYPNFKEEAQWVRKYFREEQKRMNLSPAKQFNIYKKDFGKMTANSVSVATCEQLTYYSKSVGFMQWDNNGNTGNATCFVFNGGYIFTCRHVVHLMVGKNTHPSLWPDIISKCAKVTFTYTEFCPTPDNWFSIEPWLKVSNENLDYAILKLKENGNAFPPGLWRQISPQPSTGLIYLIGHPEGQIKKIDGCTVIPLNERLKKYPNDCQDGLVDLYDTTSNVYCMFTQRSFLSEVWNTHTLSYDTCFSDGSSGSPVFNASGKLVALHTFGLFYQRGFNVHALIEFGYSMDSILCDIKKTNESLYKSLNDEKLETYDEEKGKQESSLQDHQIEPMEC